TCGAACTCGATTTCCGCCATCTGCACGTCGAACGGCAGGTCGATCAGCACCGGGCCCGGGCGGCCGCTGCGCATTTCATGGAAGGCACGCTGGAACGCACGCGGCACCTGGCCGGGTTCCATCACGGTGGTCGCCCACTTGGTGACCGGGCCGACGATGCTGGTGATGTCGACCGCCTGGAAATCTTCCTTGTGCATGCGAGCACGCGGTGCCTGACCGGTGATGCAGAGGATCGGAATGGAGTCGGCGGAGGCGGAGTACAGGCCGGTGACCATGTCGGTGCCTGCCGGACCCGAGGTGCCGATGCACACGCCGATATTGCCGGCGTTGGTACGGGTGTAGCCCTCGGCCATGTGCGAAGCGCCTTCGACGTGACGGGCCAGGACGTGATCGATGCCGCCGAGTTTCTTCAGCGCGGCATACAGGGGGTTGATGGCAGCGCCGGGGACGCCGAACGCAGTATCCACGCCTTCGCGACGCATCACCAGTACGGCTGCCTCGATTGCTCTCATTCTGGCCATGACCATTGTTCTCCGAGTCAGTGGTTTTTCTTCTTGGGAGCAAGGATGACTGCTGTACCGGGGCGACGGAATTGTTGGATACTTCAGTTCTGTCGATACTTGGAGTACCGAATGGACCGTCATACCCTCATTCGCAGTTTCGTTCTGGTGGCCGACAACGGCAGCTTCGCAGCCGCTGCGCTCAGCGAAGGTGTCACACCGGTGGTCATGGGGCGCCGTCTGGATGCGCTGGAGCGTCACCTGGGTGTCAAGCTGATGCACCGCTCCACACGCGGCCTGCAGTTGACCGATCTCGGCGAGCAGTACCTCGAACGCGCCCGCAGCCTGCTCAAGGAGTTCGACGAGGCCGACGCCAGCGTGGCCCGTGGCGGGCGCTCGGTGCGCGGCCATCTGGTGGTGTCGGCGCCGGCCGCGTTCGGCAGGCGGCATATCGCGCCGCATGCGCCGGCGTTCCTCAAGCGCTACCCGGACCTGAAGCTGTCGTTCAACTTCACCGACAGCCTGGTCGACCTGGTGCGGCAGGGTTACGACATGGGCATCCGTATCGGTGAGGTGACCGATCCCAACTACGTTGCGGTCAAGCTCTTCCCCAATCGCCGTGTGGTCTGCGGCGCGCCCAGTTACTTCGAACTGCATGGCGTACCACGCACCCTCGAAGACCTGGCGCGGCACAACTGCCTGGCGTTCAACCTGCAGGGCGGTCAACAGCGCGGCTGGACCTTCCTGCGCGACGGTCGCCAGGTAGCGGTGAAGGTGGCCGGCAACCTCGATTGCAATGACGGGGAACTGCTCTACGACTGGGTCAAGCAGGGGCTGGGCATCGGTTGGCGCTCGACCTGGGAAATCCAGGCGGAGCTAAAGGCCGGTGAGCTGGTGACCGTGCTGGATGACTACGAGATCCCCGCTTACGACATCCAGGCGGTCTACCCGCAGCAGCGTTATTTGCCGGCCAAGGTGCGCTTTTTCATCGACTATCTGAAGGACATCTACAACGCGCCGGGGTACTGGGAAACGCGAGGGAGTTGAGTTGTTTATTCGATACTTGTCTTGTAATTAACAAGATTATTTATTGTGTACATTTCTTCGTATTTTTGTTCTTTTTGTGTTGCAACAATCCTTGTGTTCGGCTATTGCATAAGGCGCTTTTCCATGTCGCACGCAGTCGACGGTGCATGCGACGACTTCCTCATCGGTTTCGGAGATTCCTTATGAACGCTATCAATCTGGCCACTGCGGTGAGCATCACCCATAACGCTCTCGCCGTTGGGCGTGAGCTTCGCGCCGCGCCGCTGACGGTGGCGGTGCTGGATGCCGGTGGGCATCTGATCAGTCTGCAACGCGAAGATGGTGCCAGCCTGCTGCGCCCGCAGATCGCCATCGGCAAGGCCTGGGGGGCACTGGCGCTGGGCAAGGGCTCACGCCAGATCGCTGCGGATGCACAGCAGCGCCCGGCCTTTATCGGTGCGGTGAACAACCTGGCCCAGGGCAGTCTGGTGCCGGCGCCGGGTGGGGTGTTGATTCGTGACGCGCAGGGTGAGGTGATCGGTGCCGTTGGCATCACCGGCGATACCTCGGACATCGATGAGCAGTGCGCGGTCAGTGCGCTGGAGTCGCTGGGTCTGAAGGCGGACGCGGGCGTCTAGGCTGGGTGGAGCGCAGTAGCTGCATTACCAGATGCGCTCCAGGCAGGGCTGTCCCGGATCTGATCCGGGTTACGGCCCTGAGTCTCGGCGGGGCCTGATGTCAGGTCGCGGCGAACCGGAGGTCAGGCGCTGGTCACCAGTTCGGATGCCGGCGAGGGCATCGGGTTGACGTCGCAACCCTTGAGTACCAAGCGGATGATGGTCTGCGCGGCGGCTTCGTAGTCGGCGTCGTCCAGGTTGGCCTTGCCGGTGACGGTGGAGATCTGCCAGTCGAAGTCGGCGTAGGTCTGGGTCGCGGCCCAGATGCTGAACAGCAGGTGATGGGGGTCGACCTTGGCCATCAGCTCCTGATCGATCCAGCGCTGGATACAGGCGACGTTGTGTCTGGCCTGGGCGTTGAGCTGCTCGGTCTGTTCCTGCGACAGGTGCGGCGCACCATGCATGATCTCGCTGGCGAACACCTTGGAGGCATGTGGCAGATCGCGGGAGATGCGAATCTTCGAGCGGATGTAGGCGGTCAGCACTTCACTCGGGTGGCCCGGCTGGTTGAAGGGGGCAGAGGCGGCCAGCAAGGGCTCGATGATGCTCTCCAGGACCTCGCGATAGAGGTTTTCCTTGGACTTGAAGTAGTAGTACACGTTCGGCTTGGGCAAGCCTGCCTTGGCCGCGATGTCGCTGGTCTTGGTGGCGGCGAAGCCCTTTTCGGCGAACTCCTCGCTGGCTGCGCGCAGGATGAGCTCTTTGTTGCGCTCGCGAATGCTGGTCATAAGGCCCTGTGTTTTCCTCTGCCGCCGGGCGCGGCGGTCGGGCATGGTAGCACCGGCTTTGCGCGAGGCTCAAGCCAGTGACCATGGGCTGCGCAGCGATTAACTGACTTTCGGGTCAAATTTTTGTGTACAGGAAATCGCTTTTCTGTTCTTATCCCGCACAGCGATATCCATAACAAAAAGTCTCGGCGCGCGACGCTGCAGGAGACCCACCGTGAGTACCAGCCAACTCGTCGATCCTTTCGGTCGACGCATCACCTACCTGCGTTTGTCGGTGACCGATCGCTGCGATTTTCGCTGCACCTACTGCATGAGCGAAGACATGCAGTTCGCCCCGCGTGCGCAGATTCTCACCCTGGAAGAACTCTATAGTGTCGCCGATGCCTTTATCGGGCTGGGCGTGCGGCGCATTCGCATCACCGGCGGCGAGCCGCTGGTACGCAAGAACCTCCTGAGTCTGGTGCAGCGTCTGGGTGCGCGTGACGAGCTGGATGACCTGGCCATCACCACCAACGGTTCGCAGCTCACCGAGCTGGCGCCGCAATTGCGTGCGGCCGGTGTGCGTCGCCTGAACATCAGCCTGGACTCCCTGCAGCGCGAGCGCTTCGCTGCCTTCACCCGTCGCGACAAGCTGGATGGGGTGCTGGCCGGTATCGACGCGGCGCGTGCCGCCGGTTTCGAGCGGATCAAGCTCAATAGCGTGGTACAGAGCGGGCGCAACGATGACGAGGTGCTGGATCTGGTCGAGTTCGCCATCGATCGTGGCCTGGATATCAGCTTCATCGAGGAAATGCCGCTGGGCACCGTGGTCAGTCATAGCCGCGAGCAGACGTTCTGCTCCAGCGATGAGGTGCGCCAGCGTATCGAGCAGCGCCATGCGTTGGTGCGCAGCAGTGCGGTAACCGGTGGTCCTTCGCGCTACTGGCAGGTGGTTGGAAGCGACACTCGAGTCGGCTTCATCTCGCCGCACAGTCACAACTTCTGCGGCGACTGCAATCGTGTGCGGGTTACCGCCGAGGGCAAGCTGGTGCTCTGCCTTGGTCATGACAACGCGCTGGATCTCAGGCGTCTCCTGCGCGCTCATCCCGGTGACGGCGAGCGCCTGCGCCAGGCACTGGTCGAGGCGCTGCGCCTGAAGCCCGAGCGGCACCACTTCGCAACTGATGAGCAGGTCCAGGTGGTGCGCTTCATGAGCGTGACCGGCGGATAGATCCGTCTTCGAATTTCCAGAACAACAATAAGGAGGCTCTGCATGAAGCCCGTACGACTGTGTCTGCTATCTGCCGTTCTACTGAGTCCCAGTGCCTTGGCCCAAACCTACGTGGTCGGTGTCGAGGACCTGCCGTTCGCGCCGCATTACAGCCTTGATGCCGATGGGCAATACCGCGGCTTCGCACGTGAGATCCTGGATGCCTTCGCCGCCGACAGCGGCGTCAGCCTGAGCTACAAGGCGTTGCCGGTGGATCAGCTGCTGCCGGCTCTGCAGCGGGGCGAGATCGACTTCAAGTATCCCGATAGCCCTCAGTGGGCTGGTGCGCAGAAGGCCGGCATGAGGCTGCATTACAGTCAGGCCGTGGTCGATTACGTCGATGGCGTGCTGGTGGCGCCGCAGCGTCAGGGCCAGCCGCTGGAGGGCATTCACCGCCTGGCGATGGTGCAGGGCTGGACGCCGCGTGGCTACGAACAGCCGATCGACAGCGGGCAGATCCGCCTGAGTTACAGCGAGGACCTGCGCCAGATGATTCGCCAGGCTCTGAAGCAGGAAACCGATGGCGCCTATTTCAATGTGGTGGTGGCGACGCATTATCTGGACAACATCCGTGCGCGTCCCGGTGCGCTGGTGTTCGACTCCAGCCTGCCGCACACGCGCGGTAGCTTTCACCTGTCGAGCCTGCGCCATCCACAACTGATCGCCCGCTTCGATCAGTTTCTTGCCGAGCGTGCTGCCCAGGTGGCCGCGCTCAAGGCGAGTCATCGCGTCGAGGCCAATCTGGACAGCGAGTACATGGGCGTCGAGCAGTGGAAGGTGGATTTTCTTGAGCGCCAGAAAGACAAAGCCGGCGCACAGGCGCCGGCTTCGTCGTCACTATGAAGCTTCAGCTGGTGGCATCGGCGTGCTTCAGTGCCCGCGCCTGGCCGTGCATCAGACCATAGTGCAGCACTGCGCCAAGCAGGGCGCCGAGCAGCCAGGCATAGCCTGACAGTTGGCTCAGGGTTGGCACCCAGACCGAGGCGACGGAGAACATCGAGGCGATGGCGAAGGCAATCATCGCCTTGCGGTTCCAACCGCCATTGAAATAGTAGGTCGAGCCGACCTCGGCGCTGAACAGCTGCTGCAGGTCGAGCTTGCGCCGACGCACCAGGTAATAGTCGGCGACGATGATGCCGTACAGCGGCGCGAGCACGGCACCCAGGGTGTCGACGAAGGCGGCGATGCCGACGCTGCTGATGAAGGCTACCCACAGTGCGCCGATGAAGAAGGCGATACCGGCGGTGATGAAACCACCAGTGCGGGCGCTGATATGCGCCGGCGCCAGGTTCGCCAGGTCATAGGCTGGCGGGATGAAGTTGGCCACCAGGTTGATGCCCACGGTCGCGGCGAAGAAGGTCAGCGCGGCGATGATGGTCAGGGTCAGGTTGTCGACGCGTGCGACGATGTCGGTCGGATTGGTCAGCGTCTCGCCGAATACCACCACGGTGCCGGCGGTGATCACCAGCGCGATCAGCGAGAAGAGCGCCAGGCTTACCGGCAGACCGAGGAAGTTGCCGATGGTCATCTGCCTTTCGCTTTTGACGAAGCGGGCGAAGTCGCCGTAGTTGATCACCACCGCGGCGAAGTAGGCGACCATGGTGCCCACCACTGCGAAGAATGCCGCCACCGGCCCGGCCTTGTACTCGCCTGTGCCACTGAAGATGTTGCCCAGTTCGCTGAGCAGGCTCGGGCCGGCCTTGTACCAGATCAGCCCCATCAGCGCGATCATCACCACGTAGACCAGAGGGCCGGCCCAGTTGAGGAAGCGGGTGATCCAGCTCATGCCGCAGACGAACAGCATCACCTGGAACAGACAGACGATCACGTAGGACAGCCAGCCGATGGCGGTCAGCCCCATATAGACCGCCGGGTTCTGCGGTTCCAGCACAGAGTTGAGCAACAGGGCCACTGCCGTGGAGGCGAAGTAGGTCTGCACGCCGTACCAGAAGATGGCGACGATGCCACGCACCAGGGCGGGGAAGTTGGCGCCGCGCACGCCCATACTGGCGCGGGCGAACACCGGGAAGGGGATGCCGTACTTGACGCTGGGTTTGCCGGTCAGTTGCACCAGGCCCATGACGATGACCCCGGCGAGAACGATGCCCGCCAGTACCGCCCAGCCATTGAGACCGTAGGAAATGAACAGCGTCGCCGCCAGGGTGTAGCCGAATAGGCTTTGAATGTCGTTCGACCAGACGTTGAAAATCTCGAACCAGCCCCAGGTGCGTTTCTCGGGAGCCAGGGGAGCGAGGTCCTCGTTGTGTAGCGAGGGGGCGATGTTCTTGATGCGAAAGTCTTCGGTGGTGGACATGGACAGCTCCCAGTTTTGTTATTGCGCCGCGGCGACCTATGAGGAGATTTGTCTGCAGGTTCCGTTCCGGTTTTGTATTCGTTGCGTGACTGATTCCATGTATACAGCCATTCCAACAGTGTTTCGGTAGGAACCTGTTTGTCTTGTACACATAAAATCCGTTGTTGAATATGACTTTTGTACAAATTGCACACAAAAAATTGATTTTTTGTGCTCAAAAACTTGACCTTGCGGTCAATTGTGTGATTGTGCTGCATTGGTCGAAAGGTCTCTTTCAGGCATCCGCTGGTGCACCGAGGCAGTGCCGGATCTGCTTCAGTGTGCTGGATTGGTGCGGCCGCTCAGGCCACATATGAATGCGCAGAGCGCTGCCTTCTTCAGTCTTTCCCGGGGCGGGCATTTCGACAGGGCGAAGAAAAGGGGGAGGGCGCGAGCGCCCGTCCCCCTTTCTGCCTGGCCGCCGTCTCTACCCGACGGCGCTCAGATTCATTGCGTAGTGGTCAGAAGTGATACTTGACCAGTGCCTGCACCGCAGTCTGATCGAAGCGGTCGCCCGAACCATCCACCGGTTTCACGCCGTACTTGGCACGCCACATGTTGATCTCGGTACCGACATAGAGCTGACGCTCCTTGCCGAACAGCGCCTTGCCGGCATCCCACTTGACCTGAATCGAGGAGCCGACCGAGGTCTGGGTGCCGGCGTCGCGGGACGGCGAGCGCCAGTCGAGGAAGCCGTCGATCACGAAGTCCTGATCGCCCAGGCTGAACGGATACGCCGCGCTGACGGTGAGCTGGGTGGCGTAGCCGTTGCTGCCCGCGTCGGCGAAGAAGGTGTGGTTGTTGATCTTCACCTGATACAGGTTGGTCTTGAAGTAGCTGAAACCCGGGACTTCCCAGTCCAGGCCGATGCCGTACAGGTAGTTCTCCGGTCCCGGACCGCCGTTGCCTTTCTCATAGGTGAATGCGGCGAACACGTCCTTGATCGGGCCGGCTGCGAGCTTCTGCCCTGTCAGCCAGCTCAGGCTCACGCGTGGCGAGAACTCCATGTAGTAGAAGGAGTCCTTGTCGTGCTGGCGGAAGGTGCCGTTGTCGAAGCTGCCGCGTGTCTGCACGTTATCGGCGCGGATGTAGTCGAGGAAGTAGAAGATGTCGCCCCAGGCCCAACCGCTGGCGTGCTCGAAGGTGAAGGTGGTCTGGGTGCGCTGTTCTTCGCCATTGAAGTTCATGCGCTGGAAGTTCTCGCCATACAGGTACGACAGGCTGTTGTCCTGCCAGTAGAGCAGGTCGCCGGCGAGCGCTTGCTGACCGGAAAACAGTCCGGCAGAGAGGGCCAGGCAGTGAGGCAGATGCTTGAGTTTCATGAATTGTCCTTGTTTTTTGAGGTGCAAGCAGGTGCCTCCCGGCAGCGGGCTGCCGGGAGCGGATGGAGGTTGCTGTTGGGGTTTGTCAGCTGGTGCGCGCGTCCGGGGTAAGGTCGCGGCTCAAAGTCTTGAGACTGTTGTCGACGCTATCGTCGTCCTGGCGGTTCTGCAGCACGGTGTGCAGGTGCGCCTCGGGATCGTAGTCGTCCTCTTCCACTTCCTGCTGCTCGTCTGGCAGGAAAATGTTCAGCACGATGGCGCTGAAGGCTCCGATGGTGATCGGTGAGCCGAAGATGTTCTTCAGCACATCCGGCATGTGCGAGAGCACATCCGGCACGCCGGCCACACCCAGGCCCAGGCCCAGGGAAATGGCCACGATCAGCACGTTGCGGCGGTGCAGACCGGCTTCGCTGAGAATCTTGATGCCGGCCACCGCAACGGTGCCGAACATGATCAGGGTGGCACCGCCGAGTACCGGCTTGGGCATCAGCTGCAGCACCGCGCCGACCACCGGAAACAGGCCGAGCAGGACCAGGATGCCGGCGATGTAGAAGGCCACGTGGCGGCTGGCCACGCCGGTGAGCTGGATCACCCCGTTGTTCTGGCTGAAGGTGGTCATCGGCAGGCTGTTGAACATGGCCGCCACCGCCGAGTTGCAGCCGTCGGCCAGTACTCCGGACTTGATCCTGCGCATGTACAGCGGACCCTTGACCGGCTGCCTGGAGATGATCGAGTTGGCTGTCAGGTCGCCGGCGGTTTCCAGCGGGGTGACCAGGAAGATCACGGCGATCGGCACGAAAGCGATCCAGTCGAACCCGAAACCGTACTTGAACGGTTGCGGAACGCTGATCAGAGGCACTGCGGCCATGTCGGCGAAGTCCACTCGGCCGGTGAGCCAGGCAACGGCGAAGCCCAGGGTCAGGCCGATTATCACCGCCGAAAGGCGCAGTACCTGCGATGAGGCGCGGTTGAGCACGACGATGGTGCCCAGCACCAGGCCGCCGAGGGCCAGATGATGCAGTGCGCCGAGATCGGCTGCGCCGTAGCCGCCGGCCAGGTCGGTCATGCCGACCTTGATCAGCGATAGGCCCATCAGGCAGATGATGGTGCCGGTCACCACCGGGGTGACGACCTTGCGCAGCTTGTTGATGAACTGGCTGAAGGTAATCTCGACGAAGGCCGCGCAGAAGCAGATACCGAACAGCGTGGCGAGTATTTCCTCCTCGCTGGCACCCCGGCCCTTGGCGATGAACCCGGCGCTGAGCACCACGCTGAGAAAGCCGAAACTGGTGCCCTGCAGGCAAAGCAGGCCGGAGCCGATCGGGCCGATTCGTTTGGCCTGGACGAATGTGCCGAGGCCGGAGACGAACAGCGCCATGCTCACCAGATAGGGTACGTGGGCGCCGAGGCCCAGAGCGCTGCCGACGATCAGAGTGGGGGTGATGATGCCGACGAAGCTGGCCAGCACATGCTGCAGCGCCGCGAAGATGGCAGGGGCGAAAGCTGGGGTGTCGTCCAGCTGGTAGATCAGGTCGTTGTTGACGACGGGCGTAGCCGGAGCTTGGGTGTTGCTGTCTGTGGTCATGTCAGAGCCTGCCATTTGTTTTTATACGGTCATGGGCTTGCACGAGGCTTCACGGCACCTCTGTCCTGTCCGGCAGAAACCTGTCTAGTCGGTCGGGATGTCCCGACTATAGCAACTTGTGGACATGGTTAAAAACAATTTATTTCTGGATTGTGCACAAAAAATGAACCGCCGGTCAGCTCGCGCTGCCGGCGGTTCATGGGTGTAAAAAGATGCCGCACCCGGCATGGGCGCGACATGTGTGGCAATCAGTTGATCTGGGCGCCCTCGGCAATCCAGCTGCCGATCAGGTCGCGTTCGTCCTGGGTCATCTGGGTGATGTTGCCCAGCGGCATGATCTGCGAGGCCACGGTCTGCGCGTGGATCTTCGCAGCCTGCGCCTTCATCTGCTCGGGGGTGTCGAGCATCAGGCCGGCCGGGGCAGCGCTGAACATCGGGCTGGTCGGGCTGGCCGAGTGGCACACGGTGCAGCGCTCGTGAATCACGCTTTCGACCTTGGCGAAGTCACTGGCGCCGGCGTTGGCGGCTGGTGCGCCTTGCGCGCCTTGCGCATCGGCGGTCTGCTCGGCCGGGGCTGCGGCTTCAGCCTGCTCGACGGTGTTCGGGCTGCTGCTGGCCGGCTGCTCGACGGCTGCCACCGGGGCTGCGGCAGGTGCACGGTGCGCCGGGGAGGTGACGTAAGCCAGGCAGATCATGCCCAGCGCCGCGGCCGGCAGGGTCCAGACGTACTTACTGCTGTCATGACGGGTGTTGAAGTAATGACGGACCAGCACGGCCAGGATCGCGATACCGGCGAGGATCAGCCAGTTGTACTGACTGCCGTAGGTGCTCGGGAAGTGGTTGCTGATCATGATGAACAGCACCGGCAGGGTGAAGTAGTTGTTGTGGCGCGAACGCAGCAGGCCCTTGGCCGGCAGCAGCGGATCAGGCGTGGTGTTGGTTTCGATCGCCTTAACCAGTGCGCGCTGGGCCGGCATGATGGTGAAGAACACGTTGCCGACCATGATGGTGCCGATGATGGCGCCGACGTGGATGTAGGCCGCGCGACCACTGAATATCTGGCTGAAGCCGTAGGCCGCCGCGATAATCAGGACGAACAGTACGGCGCCGAGCAGGGCGGTACGCTTGCCTAGTGGCGAATCGCAGAGGAAGTGGTAGATCACATAGCTGACCGCCATGGAGCCGAGGCCGATGGCGATGGCTGCAGCGGGTGCCAGATCCACGCCCGGCTTGACCAGATACAGGCTGGGGTTGAGGTAATACACCACCAGCAGCAGGGCGACGCCCGACAGCCAGGTGAAGTAGGCCTCCCATTTGAACCAGTGCAGGTTCTCCGGCATCTTCGGCGGAGCCAGCTTGTATTTTTCCAGGTGGTAGATACCGCCGCCGTGAATGGCCCAGAGGTCGCCCGACAGGCCCTCTCGAGGGTTGCTACGGTTGAGGTTGTTCTCCAGCCAGACGAAATAGAAGGATGCGCCGATCCAGGCGATACCGGTGATCATATGGATCCAGCGGATGCCCAGGTTTAGCCATTCAGTGAAATGTGCTTCCACGATTCGTACCTCTTCCCCGGGGGAGGCACGCCAGCCCCGGGCTTCTCTTATTGGTGGGGGTTGAGGAGAAGGAACTCGTCCTCATTGAAGAAATGCTCATCGCAGTTGTTGCCGGAACCACTGCGATCAACCACCAGGAAGTCATCCCGCTTTTCGATCGTCAGCACCGGATGGTGCCAGACGCCGCGATGGTAATTGACGCCCTGCCTGCCATTGCTGAGGAAGGCACGGACGGACCCTGATACAGGTACATCGCCAAGTGGCGCGACCACGATCAGAAAGGGGTTGCCGAGCAGCGGGATGAAAGCCTGGCTGCCCAGCGGATGGCGTTCCAGCATGCGGATGGTCACCGGCCTTTCCAGCATTTCGGCGCTGAAGATGCTGATGATGGCCTTGTCCTCCGGCTGTGCGGTCTCCACGGTGGCCAGCTTGTGATAGCGGCGGGTGGAGCCGTTGTTGATCATGAAAAACTCGCTGCCCTCGGTTTCGATCACGTCACCGAAGGGGGCGAAGGCTTCTTTGCTCAGAGGCTCGATGGTCAGGGTGCGCATGGTTGTTCTACTTGTTCTGTGCGATTGGGGGCTGCAGCGTTACATCTGCTGCAGGCGGAAGAGGGCAATCTTGTTGATCTCGGCCAGCGCAGTGGCGAATTCCTGCTCCGGCGTGTTGTGAATGCGCTCCTCGAAGGCTGCCAGAATCTGGTGGCGATTGCTGCCCTTGACGGCCTTGATGAACGGAAAGCCGAACTTGGCCTTGTAGGCGTCGTTGAGTTCGGTGAAGCGGGCGAACTCCTCGGCGGTGCATTCGTGGATGCCGGCACCGGATTGTTCGGCGGTGCTGGAGGCGGTCAGTTCGCCGCGCACGGCGGCCTTGCCGGCAAGATCCGGGTGAGCATTGATCAGCGCAAGCTGTTGCTCGTGGCTGGCCGACAGGAGGATGTCGGCCATGCGCTGCTGCAGGCCGTCGATGTCATCTACCGAAGCGTCCACACCGAGGTCATAGGCCTTTTCGGCCACCCAGGGCGAGTGCTCGTAAATGTCGGCAAAGGCGGCGACGAATGCTTCACGGCTCAGTTGGGACGGGGTGAGGGTCTGAAAACGGCTCATGGGCGGCTCTCTTGTTCGGTCGCGCGGAAGGGGTGGGTAGCGTGCCAGTGCCTGGCGATATCGACGCGGCGGGCGCACCAGACCTTGTCATGGCTCTTCACATACTCGATGAAGCGCGCCAGTGAGGCCAGGCGAGCCGGGCGGCCGAGCAGGCGGCAGTGCATGCCGATCGACAGCATCTTCGGTGCGCCGGCCTGGCCCTCGGCGTAGAGCACGTCGAAGGCATCCTTGAGGTATTCGAAGA
The sequence above is drawn from the Pseudomonas sp. Z8(2022) genome and encodes:
- a CDS encoding NCS1 family nucleobase:cation symporter-1, which codes for MSTTEDFRIKNIAPSLHNEDLAPLAPEKRTWGWFEIFNVWSNDIQSLFGYTLAATLFISYGLNGWAVLAGIVLAGVIVMGLVQLTGKPSVKYGIPFPVFARASMGVRGANFPALVRGIVAIFWYGVQTYFASTAVALLLNSVLEPQNPAVYMGLTAIGWLSYVIVCLFQVMLFVCGMSWITRFLNWAGPLVYVVMIALMGLIWYKAGPSLLSELGNIFSGTGEYKAGPVAAFFAVVGTMVAYFAAVVINYGDFARFVKSERQMTIGNFLGLPVSLALFSLIALVITAGTVVVFGETLTNPTDIVARVDNLTLTIIAALTFFAATVGINLVANFIPPAYDLANLAPAHISARTGGFITAGIAFFIGALWVAFISSVGIAAFVDTLGAVLAPLYGIIVADYYLVRRRKLDLQQLFSAEVGSTYYFNGGWNRKAMIAFAIASMFSVASVWVPTLSQLSGYAWLLGALLGAVLHYGLMHGQARALKHADATS
- a CDS encoding outer membrane protein OmpK; this encodes MKLKHLPHCLALSAGLFSGQQALAGDLLYWQDNSLSYLYGENFQRMNFNGEEQRTQTTFTFEHASGWAWGDIFYFLDYIRADNVQTRGSFDNGTFRQHDKDSFYYMEFSPRVSLSWLTGQKLAAGPIKDVFAAFTYEKGNGGPGPENYLYGIGLDWEVPGFSYFKTNLYQVKINNHTFFADAGSNGYATQLTVSAAYPFSLGDQDFVIDGFLDWRSPSRDAGTQTSVGSSIQVKWDAGKALFGKERQLYVGTEINMWRAKYGVKPVDGSGDRFDQTAVQALVKYHF
- a CDS encoding TetR/AcrR family transcriptional regulator — its product is MTSIRERNKELILRAASEEFAEKGFAATKTSDIAAKAGLPKPNVYYYFKSKENLYREVLESIIEPLLAASAPFNQPGHPSEVLTAYIRSKIRISRDLPHASKVFASEIMHGAPHLSQEQTEQLNAQARHNVACIQRWIDQELMAKVDPHHLLFSIWAATQTYADFDWQISTVTGKANLDDADYEAAAQTIIRLVLKGCDVNPMPSPASELVTSA
- a CDS encoding GlcG/HbpS family heme-binding protein, which encodes MNAINLATAVSITHNALAVGRELRAAPLTVAVLDAGGHLISLQREDGASLLRPQIAIGKAWGALALGKGSRQIAADAQQRPAFIGAVNNLAQGSLVPAPGGVLIRDAQGEVIGAVGITGDTSDIDEQCAVSALESLGLKADAGV
- a CDS encoding urate hydroxylase PuuD, translated to MEAHFTEWLNLGIRWIHMITGIAWIGASFYFVWLENNLNRSNPREGLSGDLWAIHGGGIYHLEKYKLAPPKMPENLHWFKWEAYFTWLSGVALLLVVYYLNPSLYLVKPGVDLAPAAAIAIGLGSMAVSYVIYHFLCDSPLGKRTALLGAVLFVLIIAAAYGFSQIFSGRAAYIHVGAIIGTIMVGNVFFTIMPAQRALVKAIETNTTPDPLLPAKGLLRSRHNNYFTLPVLFIMISNHFPSTYGSQYNWLILAGIAILAVLVRHYFNTRHDSSKYVWTLPAAALGMICLAYVTSPAHRAPAAAPVAAVEQPASSSPNTVEQAEAAAPAEQTADAQGAQGAPAANAGASDFAKVESVIHERCTVCHSASPTSPMFSAAPAGLMLDTPEQMKAQAAKIHAQTVASQIMPLGNITQMTQDERDLIGSWIAEGAQIN
- a CDS encoding LysR family transcriptional regulator, which gives rise to MDRHTLIRSFVLVADNGSFAAAALSEGVTPVVMGRRLDALERHLGVKLMHRSTRGLQLTDLGEQYLERARSLLKEFDEADASVARGGRSVRGHLVVSAPAAFGRRHIAPHAPAFLKRYPDLKLSFNFTDSLVDLVRQGYDMGIRIGEVTDPNYVAVKLFPNRRVVCGAPSYFELHGVPRTLEDLARHNCLAFNLQGGQQRGWTFLRDGRQVAVKVAGNLDCNDGELLYDWVKQGLGIGWRSTWEIQAELKAGELVTVLDDYEIPAYDIQAVYPQQRYLPAKVRFFIDYLKDIYNAPGYWETRGS
- a CDS encoding nucleobase:cation symporter-2 family protein yields the protein MAGSDMTTDSNTQAPATPVVNNDLIYQLDDTPAFAPAIFAALQHVLASFVGIITPTLIVGSALGLGAHVPYLVSMALFVSGLGTFVQAKRIGPIGSGLLCLQGTSFGFLSVVLSAGFIAKGRGASEEEILATLFGICFCAAFVEITFSQFINKLRKVVTPVVTGTIICLMGLSLIKVGMTDLAGGYGAADLGALHHLALGGLVLGTIVVLNRASSQVLRLSAVIIGLTLGFAVAWLTGRVDFADMAAVPLISVPQPFKYGFGFDWIAFVPIAVIFLVTPLETAGDLTANSIISRQPVKGPLYMRRIKSGVLADGCNSAVAAMFNSLPMTTFSQNNGVIQLTGVASRHVAFYIAGILVLLGLFPVVGAVLQLMPKPVLGGATLIMFGTVAVAGIKILSEAGLHRRNVLIVAISLGLGLGVAGVPDVLSHMPDVLKNIFGSPITIGAFSAIVLNIFLPDEQQEVEEDDYDPEAHLHTVLQNRQDDDSVDNSLKTLSRDLTPDARTS
- a CDS encoding substrate-binding periplasmic protein — encoded protein: MKPVRLCLLSAVLLSPSALAQTYVVGVEDLPFAPHYSLDADGQYRGFAREILDAFAADSGVSLSYKALPVDQLLPALQRGEIDFKYPDSPQWAGAQKAGMRLHYSQAVVDYVDGVLVAPQRQGQPLEGIHRLAMVQGWTPRGYEQPIDSGQIRLSYSEDLRQMIRQALKQETDGAYFNVVVATHYLDNIRARPGALVFDSSLPHTRGSFHLSSLRHPQLIARFDQFLAERAAQVAALKASHRVEANLDSEYMGVEQWKVDFLERQKDKAGAQAPASSSL
- the moaA gene encoding GTP 3',8-cyclase MoaA, giving the protein MSTSQLVDPFGRRITYLRLSVTDRCDFRCTYCMSEDMQFAPRAQILTLEELYSVADAFIGLGVRRIRITGGEPLVRKNLLSLVQRLGARDELDDLAITTNGSQLTELAPQLRAAGVRRLNISLDSLQRERFAAFTRRDKLDGVLAGIDAARAAGFERIKLNSVVQSGRNDDEVLDLVEFAIDRGLDISFIEEMPLGTVVSHSREQTFCSSDEVRQRIEQRHALVRSSAVTGGPSRYWQVVGSDTRVGFISPHSHNFCGDCNRVRVTAEGKLVLCLGHDNALDLRRLLRAHPGDGERLRQALVEALRLKPERHHFATDEQVQVVRFMSVTGG